One stretch of Gopherus flavomarginatus isolate rGopFla2 chromosome 2, rGopFla2.mat.asm, whole genome shotgun sequence DNA includes these proteins:
- the PPP1R3G gene encoding protein phosphatase 1 regulatory subunit 3G, with protein MEGRDSGLLGLEQMLAPFGGRQQERTARLLPRDPWRGSSAEQEQEGAAAALPLQEPWGEPQRAGASAPPEDGELLLGLRRRGGRSLSLPASPSLAAARLFPPPEEGSGGCCTKCKKRVQFADSLGLNLASVKHFSAAEEPQVPPAVLSRLRRLPREEFSAALGLGCGARPPPAPLELVPDFQPAGEVAAAERLQRERVCLERLGQPAAALDVRGTVRVLSCPGPKEVTVRYTFNEWRSFLDAAAQPLSGPEGSDPPTERFHFSLCTPPGLLEGSAVHFAVCYRSQQGEYWDNNGGSNYTLRCCRPAPWGLPAAPSTDTDQGDPTGPLY; from the coding sequence ATGGAAGGCCGGGACTCCGGACTGCTGGGCTTGGAGCAAATGCTAGCGCCTTTCGGGGGCCGCCAGCAAGAGAGGACGGCTCGGCTGCTCCCACGGGACCCCTGGCGAGGCAGCTCcgcagagcaagagcaagaggggGCGGCGGCTGCGCTGcctctgcaggagccctggggcgaGCCGCAGCGGGCTGGAGCCTCTGCCCCGCCGGAggatggggagctgctgctggggctgcgCCGCCGCGGGGGGCGGTCTCTGTCGCTGCCCGCTAGCCCCAGCCTGGCGGCCGCCAGGCTCTTCCCGCCGCCGGAGGAGGGCAGCGGGGGCTGCTGCACCAAGTGCAAGAAGCGGGTGCAGTTCGCGGACTCGTTGGGGCTGAACCTGGCCAGCGTGAAGCACTTCAGCGCGGCGGAAGAGCCGCAGGTGCCGCCCGCCGTGCTCTCCCGCCTGCGGCGCCTGCCCCGGGAGGAGTTCAGCGCCGCGCTCGGCCTGGGCTGCGGGGCCCGCCCGCcgcctgcccccctggagctcgTGCCCGACTTCCAGCCCGCCGGGGAGGTGGCGGCGGCCGAGCGGCTGCAGCGGGAGCGGGTGTGTCTGGAGCGCCTGGGCCAGCCCGCGGCGGCCCTGGACGTGCGGGGCACCGTGCGGGTGCTGAGCTGCCCGGGCCCCAAGGAGGTGACGGTGCGCTACACCTTCAACGAGTGGCGCTCCTTCCTGGACGCCGCGGCCCAGCCCCTGTCCGGCCCCGAGGGGAGCGACCCCCCTACCGAGCGCTTCCACTTCAGCCTGTGCACCCCGCCCGGCCTGCTGGAGGGCTCCGCCGTGCACTTCGCCGTCTGTTACCGCAGCCAGCAGGGCGAGTACTGGGACAACAACGGGGGCAGCAACTACACCCTGCGCTGCTGCCGCCCCGCCCCCTGggggctccccgcagcgcccAGCACAGACACCGACCAGGGCGACCCCACCGGACCCCTCTACTGA